CTGGTGGTGATCGGCGGCGGGGTGACCGGCCTCGGCCACACCCTGCTCGCCGCGATCCGCACCCAGGTCTACCGCCAGTCGCTCCCGCTCGCGACCGGCAACCTGCCCATCGTGCTGGGGGAGCTGGGACCCACCGCCGGTGTCATCGGCGCGGCCCGCCTCATCAGCGACCACTTGTTCTCACCCGCGTAAGCGCCACCCGAACGGCACGTCAGCACGGTCCCCGCGCACGGCACGCACGTGCGCGGCTCAGCACCCGGCCCGGCACGCCCCCGCGCAAGTCCGCGAACACGCAAGCACGCAAGCCCACGAGCACACGGCCGCACCGCGCCGCAGCACCGCCGCACCCCGCTCCGCCCCCGCGCAAGTCCGCAAGCACGCAAGCCCACGAGCACACGGCCGCACCGCGCCCCAGCACCGCCGCACCCCGCTCCGCCCTGCCGGAACACGCATGCCGGCAGGCCGATCCGCCCTGTCACCGGCCCGCACGACCGCCGAGGGGAACCCACATGGCACCAGAACCACCGCTGCTCAGCATGTCCGGGATCACCAAGTCGTTCCCCGGAGTCCGCGCCCTGGACGGCGTCGACCTCGACGTCATGGCCGGTGAGGTGCACTGCCTGCTCGGCCAGAACGGGGCCGGCAAGTCCACCCTCATCAAGGTCCTCGCGGGCGCCCACCAGCCCGACGGCGGCACCATCCGCTGGCGCGGCGAGCCGGTCACCCTGCGCTCGCCGATCGCCGCCATGCGCCTCGGCATCGCCACCATCTACCAGGAACTCGACCTGGTGGAGCACCTGTCCGTGGCGGAGAACGTCCATCTCGGCCATGAGCCCACGGCCGCCGGTTTCGTCGTACGGCGAGGGGCGGCGCGCTCCTCGACGGCCCGGCTCCTCAAGCGGCTCGGGCACCCGGAGATCGACCCGGCGCGTCCGGTGGGGGACCTGTCCGCGGCCCAGCAGCAGATCGTGTCCATGGCGCGGGCACTCTCCCACGACGTACGGCTGATCGTGATGGACGAGCCGTCCGCCGCGCTGGACCCGGACGAGGTCGACAACCTGTTCCGGATCGTCGGCGACCTGACCGCCGACGGGGTGGCGGTCGTCTACATCTCGCACCGGCTGGAGGAGATCCGCCGGATCGGCGACCGGGTGACCGTGCTGAAGGACGGGCGGGCGGTGGCGGGCGGGCTGCCCGCGAGGACGACGCCCACCCGGGACGTGGTGGCGCTGATGACCGGGCGGAACGTCGAGTACGTCTTCCCGGCGCGGCCGGCCGCGCCCGCGGACCCGGCGCGGCCCGTGCTCCAGGTGCGGGGACTGGCCCGGGAGGGGGAGTTCGCGCCGCTGGACCTGACGGTGCACGCGGGCGAGATCGTCGGGCTGGCCGGGCTCGTCGGGTCGGGGAGGTCCGAAATACTGGAGACCGTCTACGGCGCGCGGAAGCCGACCGCCGGCCAGGTGCTGGTCGACGGCCGGCCGTTGAGGGCAGGCAGCGTACGGGCGGCCGTCGCCGCCGGTCTCGGCCTCGCCCCCGAGGAGCGCAAGGCGCAGGCCCTGCTGATGCTGGAGTCCGTCACCCGCAACGTCTCCGTCTCGTCCCTGTCCCGCTTCTCCCGGGCCGGCTGGATCGACCGCCGCGCCGAACTGGGCGCGGCCCGGGCGGCGACCCGCGAACTGTCGCTCCGGCCCGACGACCCGGCCGTGCCGGTGCGCACCCTCTCCGGCGGCAACCAGCAGAAGGCGGTCCTGGCCCGCTGGCTGCTGCGCGGCTGCAAGGTGCTGCTGCTCGACGAACCCACCCGCGGCGTCGACGTCGGCGCCCGCGCCGAACTGTACGCGGTCGTGCGCCGGCTGGCGGACGAAGGTCTCGCCGTCCTCCTGGTCTCCAGCGAGGTGCCCGAGGTGCTCGGCCTCGCCGACCGCGTCCTGGTGCTGCGCGAGGGCCGCGTCGTCCACACCGCGCCCGCCGCCGATCTCGACGAACACCGCGTACTCGACCTCGTGATGGAAGGAAGCCCGGCGTCATGACGCAGCCCGTCTCCCCGCCGCGCGGCGCCACCGACAAGGCGCCGCCGGCCGGCCCCCGCCCCGCCTGGAGCACCGTCGTCTTCCGCGCCGACGTGCGCACCCTGTCCCTGCTGGGCGTGCTGGCGGCCCTCGTCGTCATCGGCGGCATCACCAAGCCGGACGAGTTCCTGGACACCCGCAACCTCCAGCTGGTGCTCACCCAGGCCTCGGTGATCGGTGTGGTCACCGTCGGCATGACCTTCGTGATCACCTCAGGCGGTATCGACCTGTCGGTGGGCGCCATCGTCGCCCTGGCCTCGGTGTGGGCGACCACGGTCGCGACCCAGGAGTACGGGTTCGGGGGCATCCTGTTCACCGCCGTCCTCGTCGGCGTCGGCTGCGGACTGGTCAACGGACTGCTGATCGCCTACGGCGGCATGGTCCCGTTCATCGCCACCCTCGCCATGCTGGCCTCCGCGCGCGGGCTCGCGCTGCAGATCACCGACGGCAAGACGCAGATCGTCACCGTCGACGGGATCCTGGACCTCGGCGAACGCGACGCGTACGTCTTCGGCGTACCGCCGCTCGTCCTTGTCTTCGCCGCCGTCACCGTCATCGGCTGGCTGGTGCTGAACCGCACCACCTTCGGCCGCCGCACGGTCGCCGTCGGCGGCAACGCGGAGGCCGCCCGGCTCGCCGGCATCGACGTCCGCCGCCAGCGCCTCTACCTCTATCTGCTGTCCGGGCTGTGCTGCGGCATCGCCGCCTTCCTGCTGATCATCCTCTCCGGCTCGGGCCAGAACACCAACGGCAACCTCTACGAACTCGACGCCATCGCCGCCGCGATCATCGGCGGCACCCTCCTCAGCGGCGGCCGCGGCACCATCACCGGCTCCGTGCTCGGCGTCCTGATCTTCACCACGATCACCAACATCTTCGCCCTGAACAACCTGCAGAGCGACGTCCAGCAGATCGCCAAGGGCGCGATCATCGTCGCCGCCGTGTTGGTCCAGCGCCGTACCGCAAGCACGACCTGAGGAAAGGGTTCACCACCATGTCGCACCTCCCCAGTCGCAGAGGACTGCTCTTCGGGACCGCCGCCGTCTCCGCCGGTGCCCTCCTCACGGGTTGCACGAGCAACGAGAAGAGCGACGACGGGCAGCCCGCGGCCGACGACCGGCCCGCCGCCGACGACAGGCCGGGCAAGCAGGTCACCATCGGCTTCGCGGGACCGCAGGCCGACCACGGCTGGCTCAACGCGATCAACGAGAACGCCAAGAGCCGCGCCGAGAAGTACCAGGACGTCACCCTGGAGATCACCGAGGGCTCCAACGACACGGCCCAGCAGATCGGCCAGATCGAGACCCTGATCAACAAGAAGGTCGACGTCCTGGTCGTGCTGCCCGCCGACGGCAAGGCCCTCACCCAGGTCGGCCTGAAGGCGATGCGCGCCGGCATCCCCGTCGTCAACCTCGACCGCATCTTCAACACCCCGCAGGCGTACCGCTGCTGGATCGGCGGCGACAACTACGGCATGGGCCTCAACGCCGGCCACTACATCGGCGAGAAGCTGAAGGACAAGCCGGACGCCCGGGTCATCGAGCTCGCCGGCCTGGACAACCTGGAGCTGACCAAGCAGCGCACCCAGGGCTTCGACGACGCCCTGAAGAACTACCCCAACATCCGGAAGGTGGCCCGTCAGGCCGCCGAGTTCACCGTCGAGTCCGGGCAGGCCAAGATGGCCCAACTGCTGCAGGCGCAATCCGAGTTCGACGCCCTGTGGAACCACGACGACGACCAGGGCGTGGGCGCGCTGCGCGCCATCGAGCAGGCCGGACGCGACGACTTCCTGATGGTCGGCGGGGCCGGCGCGCTCTCCGCCTTCCAGGCCATCAAGCAGGACGACGGCGTGCTGAAGGCCACCGTCCTCTACCCGCCCACCATGGCGGCGTCCGCGATCGACCTGGCCCGCGCGCTCGGCCAGGGCAAGGGCGTCGGCGGCCTCGCCGAGTTCGAGATCCCGGCGTCCCTCACCCTCTACTCCGCCGTCGTCGACAAGACCAACGTCGACCAGTACATGCCCACCGGTTTCGAGTGAGCCGTCCGCACCCCCACCGCGCACGGCCGGGGCCGCCCGGCGGCCCACCAGACGAGGAGGAATCCGTGGAAGAGCCGGAGCAGTCACCAGCCCCGGAGCGGATCGCGGCACCGCAGGCCGCTGCCGCCGCACCGGAGCCCGGCACCGACAA
Above is a genomic segment from Streptomyces glaucescens containing:
- a CDS encoding sugar ABC transporter ATP-binding protein, which produces MAPEPPLLSMSGITKSFPGVRALDGVDLDVMAGEVHCLLGQNGAGKSTLIKVLAGAHQPDGGTIRWRGEPVTLRSPIAAMRLGIATIYQELDLVEHLSVAENVHLGHEPTAAGFVVRRGAARSSTARLLKRLGHPEIDPARPVGDLSAAQQQIVSMARALSHDVRLIVMDEPSAALDPDEVDNLFRIVGDLTADGVAVVYISHRLEEIRRIGDRVTVLKDGRAVAGGLPARTTPTRDVVALMTGRNVEYVFPARPAAPADPARPVLQVRGLAREGEFAPLDLTVHAGEIVGLAGLVGSGRSEILETVYGARKPTAGQVLVDGRPLRAGSVRAAVAAGLGLAPEERKAQALLMLESVTRNVSVSSLSRFSRAGWIDRRAELGAARAATRELSLRPDDPAVPVRTLSGGNQQKAVLARWLLRGCKVLLLDEPTRGVDVGARAELYAVVRRLADEGLAVLLVSSEVPEVLGLADRVLVLREGRVVHTAPAADLDEHRVLDLVMEGSPAS
- a CDS encoding ABC transporter permease, which encodes MTQPVSPPRGATDKAPPAGPRPAWSTVVFRADVRTLSLLGVLAALVVIGGITKPDEFLDTRNLQLVLTQASVIGVVTVGMTFVITSGGIDLSVGAIVALASVWATTVATQEYGFGGILFTAVLVGVGCGLVNGLLIAYGGMVPFIATLAMLASARGLALQITDGKTQIVTVDGILDLGERDAYVFGVPPLVLVFAAVTVIGWLVLNRTTFGRRTVAVGGNAEAARLAGIDVRRQRLYLYLLSGLCCGIAAFLLIILSGSGQNTNGNLYELDAIAAAIIGGTLLSGGRGTITGSVLGVLIFTTITNIFALNNLQSDVQQIAKGAIIVAAVLVQRRTASTT
- a CDS encoding substrate-binding domain-containing protein, whose amino-acid sequence is MSHLPSRRGLLFGTAAVSAGALLTGCTSNEKSDDGQPAADDRPAADDRPGKQVTIGFAGPQADHGWLNAINENAKSRAEKYQDVTLEITEGSNDTAQQIGQIETLINKKVDVLVVLPADGKALTQVGLKAMRAGIPVVNLDRIFNTPQAYRCWIGGDNYGMGLNAGHYIGEKLKDKPDARVIELAGLDNLELTKQRTQGFDDALKNYPNIRKVARQAAEFTVESGQAKMAQLLQAQSEFDALWNHDDDQGVGALRAIEQAGRDDFLMVGGAGALSAFQAIKQDDGVLKATVLYPPTMAASAIDLARALGQGKGVGGLAEFEIPASLTLYSAVVDKTNVDQYMPTGFE